The Geobacter sp. AOG2 genome includes a window with the following:
- a CDS encoding ABC transporter substrate-binding protein yields MFRKIQVTALALILALPMAAHAAKVKIGFINSITGPEAPIGENLTNGVTLALEDLKKKGIDVELVKEDDTGKPQISMSAMEKLATRDNVVGVVGPYTSACANAIAKVAEKYKVPLLIPVASKDEITKQNLKWLFRLSATTTDYAEILIDMAASLGKQKTMAIINENTDFGTSAARAAKAVAAQKGIKVVFEEAYSKGSPDYRSTLTKIKAHNPDLVFMVSYVADAILLMRQSREIGLQPKAFLGAGAGFAVAQFAKERAISNNVFSSTQWTDDVNWPGAKEFGKRYKARFGKEPTYHASTAYESMIIMGETAAKANGNREKLREGLKSGKWNGVMGEVKFADYGGYTNQNKHQMLVEQIQNGKHETVYPAQFTSHKPVYPFPRWK; encoded by the coding sequence ATGTTCAGAAAGATTCAGGTAACAGCATTGGCCCTGATACTGGCATTACCGATGGCAGCCCATGCCGCTAAGGTAAAAATTGGTTTTATCAATTCCATCACCGGTCCCGAAGCCCCGATCGGGGAGAATCTGACGAACGGCGTTACCTTGGCCCTTGAAGATTTGAAGAAAAAGGGGATCGATGTCGAACTCGTTAAAGAGGATGACACCGGCAAGCCGCAGATATCCATGAGCGCCATGGAGAAACTCGCCACGCGGGACAACGTGGTCGGCGTGGTCGGTCCCTACACCTCGGCGTGCGCCAACGCTATCGCCAAGGTCGCTGAGAAGTACAAAGTGCCGCTCCTGATTCCTGTCGCCTCAAAGGACGAGATCACCAAACAAAATCTTAAATGGCTCTTCCGCCTCAGCGCCACAACCACCGACTATGCTGAAATACTGATTGATATGGCGGCAAGCCTCGGTAAGCAGAAAACCATGGCCATTATCAACGAGAATACCGATTTCGGCACATCGGCCGCCCGCGCCGCAAAAGCCGTGGCAGCCCAGAAGGGTATCAAGGTCGTCTTTGAGGAGGCATATTCCAAGGGGTCTCCCGACTACCGTTCGACCTTGACCAAGATCAAGGCCCATAATCCCGACCTGGTCTTCATGGTTTCCTATGTTGCCGATGCCATCCTGCTTATGCGCCAATCCCGCGAGATCGGCTTGCAGCCCAAGGCCTTCCTCGGTGCCGGCGCCGGGTTCGCCGTGGCACAATTTGCCAAGGAACGGGCCATCTCCAACAATGTTTTTTCCAGCACCCAATGGACGGACGACGTGAACTGGCCCGGCGCCAAGGAATTCGGCAAACGCTACAAAGCGCGCTTCGGCAAGGAACCGACCTACCACGCCTCTACCGCGTATGAATCCATGATCATTATGGGTGAGACCGCTGCCAAGGCCAACGGCAACCGGGAAAAATTGCGTGAAGGGCTCAAATCCGGCAAGTGGAACGGCGTCATGGGCGAGGTAAAGTTTGCCGATTACGGTGGCTATACCAACCAGAACAAGCATCAAATGCTGGTCGAACAGATCCAGAATGGAAAACACGAAACCGTCTACCCTGCACAGTTTACATCGCACAAACCGGTGTACCCTTTCCCCAGATGGAAATAA
- a CDS encoding sigma-54 dependent transcriptional regulator, translating to MEKILIIDDENFIRENVERILEDEGFQVCAAASGKEALEIVASDEIDLALLDLNLGIENGIDVLKALKELDPDLLVIIITGYGSVESAVESLKLGAFHYMKKPFKADALRVIVKLALQTQTLKREVRNLKRAGGTLPGRSPMIGTSRLFKELIAQIGEIARRPSTVLISGESGTGKELVARAIHELSDRSEAAFIDINCASIPATLLESELFGHERGAFTNATSRKTGLFEEAQRGTIFLDEIGEMDLAMQAKLLRVLQERTIRRVGGIKDIPIDVRVIAATNRDLNKRIKEGAFREDLFYRLNVFPIHIPPLRERTEDIPALAAYFLDSFSRAFGRNFLEVSSEAVRLMERYAWPGNIRELRNVIERISIMRSGPVLLAEHLPQEIRTSQTDTLAPQIADMETADILPHGMGLEDALAIYEQAIIGQALKRTGGNVLQTASLLMIPRGTLRYKMEKYGL from the coding sequence ATGGAAAAGATTCTGATAATAGATGACGAAAACTTTATTCGTGAAAACGTGGAGCGCATTCTGGAGGACGAGGGTTTCCAGGTCTGCGCCGCCGCTTCGGGAAAAGAGGCGTTGGAAATCGTCGCTTCGGATGAGATAGATCTGGCGCTGCTCGATCTCAATCTGGGGATTGAAAACGGTATAGACGTGCTCAAGGCTCTCAAGGAGCTTGATCCAGACCTCCTGGTGATCATAATAACCGGTTACGGGTCAGTGGAGAGCGCGGTGGAATCCCTGAAACTCGGGGCGTTCCATTACATGAAAAAACCTTTCAAAGCCGATGCCTTGCGGGTTATCGTCAAACTGGCGCTACAGACACAGACACTGAAACGCGAAGTGCGCAACCTGAAGCGGGCCGGCGGCACCCTACCGGGCCGTTCGCCCATGATCGGCACAAGCCGGCTTTTCAAGGAGTTGATCGCCCAGATTGGGGAGATAGCCCGTAGGCCATCCACCGTTCTGATCAGTGGCGAATCGGGCACCGGCAAGGAGTTGGTGGCTCGTGCCATCCATGAGTTGTCCGACCGTAGCGAGGCCGCCTTCATAGACATCAACTGCGCCTCCATCCCGGCGACGCTCCTGGAGAGTGAGTTGTTCGGCCACGAGAGGGGAGCATTCACTAACGCTACCAGTCGTAAAACGGGCCTGTTCGAAGAGGCCCAGCGGGGCACCATTTTCCTGGACGAGATCGGCGAGATGGACCTGGCCATGCAGGCCAAACTGCTGAGGGTATTGCAAGAACGCACTATCCGGCGGGTGGGCGGGATCAAGGATATCCCCATCGACGTGCGGGTAATTGCCGCTACTAACCGCGACCTGAACAAGCGCATCAAGGAAGGAGCCTTCCGGGAAGACCTCTTTTACCGCCTCAATGTGTTTCCCATCCATATTCCGCCGCTACGGGAGCGGACCGAGGATATTCCAGCCCTTGCAGCCTATTTTCTGGATAGTTTCAGCAGGGCCTTTGGGCGGAATTTTTTGGAGGTGTCATCCGAGGCGGTCCGCTTGATGGAACGGTATGCCTGGCCGGGAAACATTCGGGAACTCAGGAACGTGATCGAACGGATCAGTATCATGCGCTCCGGTCCGGTCCTGCTGGCCGAACACCTCCCCCAGGAGATACGGACCAGTCAGACTGACACCCTGGCGCCTCAGATTGCAGACATGGAAACCGCTGACATACTCCCCCACGGCATGGGGCTTGAGGACGCCCTGGCGATTTACGAACAGGCCATCATCGGCCAGGCTCTGAAAAGGACCGGGGGCAACGTACTGCAAACAGCCTCACTCCTGATGATCCCGCGCGGCACTCTGCGTTACAAGATGGAAAAATACGGCCTCTGA
- a CDS encoding PAS domain-containing sensor histidine kinase, whose translation MPRMTLFKKILAITLFLTLMPLLATSLILFSNLEKINSRLTTEIAADADTQASELLQMRAQQVADSVSDFLHQCESDLQFLARSNLDRRTLLNFYANRRGEVWERRGTAKAPRETRELIPLYRSIAIIDRYGHERTVIRDGGFLPASGLMDVSRPAHTEFKGEDYFQRIKVLKRGDVYVSHLTGFHVSRQEQLVGADEPETAYGGATYQGVIRFGSPLFNRAGRFDGMVVISLDHRHLMEFTQHIDPGRNFSTIFPSYKSGNYAFLFDDEGWIITHPKYWDIRGLDRRGRLLPAYSEQSAPGDVQNGRIPFNLDRAGFVHPNYPRVAEEVRRQKAGSVDITNVGGSKKIMAFAPIRYDTSDYRRYGIFGGVTIGFQVDQFHDLARKGSRMIDRQLGQHRTLSAIILMIAALLAGLAAWGLARGITQPLRQLNEGARKLAEGDTRNRVNVTSGDEIGELAGAFNFMADELELRKISLHSTLDELRRSRLEILDERNFKENILESISSAILTFSPQGLLTSINGTGHHFLGDDIAVNTHFNEVFRGWSDMPQRIAHALTTRSGYGREPLTIGQGADTTYFEVGFFPIGNDTEQGLTVTMRNETEREKLRDEMMRLDRLASLGKLAAGIAHEVRNPLTGISLLLDDLHDRATSVSGDQAMIKKAVAEIERVERLITALLNYSSPVRAEFREGDLNAVVHDSLLLIRRQCERRKVAIELKIQAVPVFRFDPEKIKQALLNVVKNALEAMPDGGRIVISTASDDKNALVTISDNGPGIASDDLPLIFEPFFTRKGAGTGLGLSITHRIIVEEHHGRISVESDGDTGTRFILELPRNKDSVEA comes from the coding sequence ATGCCGCGCATGACCCTCTTCAAAAAGATCCTTGCCATCACGTTGTTTTTGACCCTGATGCCGCTCCTGGCCACGTCGCTGATCCTGTTCTCAAACCTGGAAAAGATCAACTCTCGCCTGACAACGGAGATTGCCGCCGATGCCGATACCCAGGCATCGGAGTTGCTCCAGATGCGCGCTCAGCAGGTCGCTGACAGCGTGTCCGATTTTCTTCATCAGTGCGAAAGCGATCTCCAATTTCTGGCGCGCTCCAACCTTGATCGCCGGACCCTGCTCAACTTCTATGCCAACCGCCGCGGCGAAGTCTGGGAGCGACGAGGCACTGCCAAAGCCCCCCGCGAGACACGGGAACTCATCCCTCTCTACCGGTCAATCGCCATTATCGACAGATACGGTCACGAGCGGACTGTCATCCGGGACGGCGGCTTTTTACCGGCATCAGGTCTTATGGACGTTTCACGGCCTGCACATACCGAATTCAAGGGAGAGGACTATTTCCAGCGTATCAAGGTACTGAAGCGGGGTGATGTGTATGTCAGCCACCTGACCGGATTTCACGTATCCCGCCAGGAACAACTTGTTGGCGCGGATGAACCGGAAACTGCCTACGGCGGTGCAACTTATCAGGGTGTGATCCGCTTCGGTTCGCCGCTTTTCAACCGGGCGGGACGTTTCGACGGCATGGTTGTCATCTCCCTCGACCACCGACATCTCATGGAATTCACTCAACATATCGACCCGGGCCGGAATTTTTCCACCATCTTCCCGTCCTACAAAAGTGGAAATTATGCTTTCCTGTTCGACGACGAAGGGTGGATCATCACGCATCCCAAATACTGGGATATTCGCGGCCTGGACCGCCGGGGCAGACTACTGCCGGCCTACAGCGAACAGTCGGCGCCCGGCGATGTTCAGAATGGGCGCATCCCCTTCAATCTTGATCGGGCCGGCTTTGTCCATCCCAACTATCCCCGGGTGGCCGAGGAGGTCAGGCGGCAAAAGGCCGGTTCCGTCGACATAACCAATGTAGGGGGATCCAAGAAGATCATGGCGTTTGCGCCGATCCGTTATGACACCAGCGATTACCGTCGTTACGGCATCTTCGGTGGGGTAACCATCGGCTTTCAGGTCGATCAATTTCATGACCTTGCCCGCAAGGGAAGCCGCATGATCGACCGGCAACTGGGCCAGCACCGTACCCTGAGCGCCATCATCCTGATGATTGCCGCCCTGCTGGCCGGATTGGCGGCATGGGGGCTGGCGCGGGGTATTACTCAACCGCTCAGGCAGTTGAACGAAGGAGCCCGCAAGCTGGCTGAGGGGGACACCCGCAACCGGGTAAACGTCACCTCCGGTGACGAGATCGGCGAATTGGCCGGCGCCTTCAACTTCATGGCAGACGAACTGGAATTACGCAAGATCAGCCTGCATTCAACCCTGGACGAACTGCGGCGCTCCCGCCTGGAAATCCTTGACGAACGCAACTTCAAGGAGAACATTCTGGAGAGTATCTCCAGTGCGATCCTCACCTTTTCTCCCCAGGGCCTGCTCACGTCCATAAACGGAACGGGGCACCACTTTCTTGGGGACGACATCGCCGTCAACACACACTTCAATGAAGTATTCCGCGGCTGGTCCGACATGCCTCAGCGCATTGCCCACGCCCTGACGACCCGTAGCGGCTACGGCCGTGAGCCGCTCACCATAGGCCAAGGTGCCGACACAACCTATTTCGAAGTCGGTTTTTTTCCTATCGGCAACGACACAGAGCAGGGTCTCACCGTCACCATGCGTAACGAAACCGAGCGGGAGAAGCTGCGGGACGAGATGATGCGGCTCGACCGTCTGGCATCCTTGGGCAAGTTGGCGGCCGGTATCGCCCATGAGGTGCGCAATCCTTTGACCGGTATCTCCCTGCTGCTGGACGACCTGCATGACCGCGCAACATCCGTTTCAGGCGACCAGGCGATGATCAAGAAAGCCGTGGCCGAGATCGAACGTGTTGAACGCCTGATCACCGCACTATTGAACTATTCCTCGCCGGTCCGGGCCGAATTCAGGGAGGGCGACCTGAACGCGGTAGTGCATGACTCGCTCCTGTTGATACGGCGGCAGTGCGAACGTCGTAAGGTTGCCATCGAACTGAAGATTCAGGCAGTCCCGGTTTTCCGCTTTGACCCGGAGAAGATCAAGCAAGCTCTGCTCAATGTCGTCAAAAACGCCCTGGAGGCCATGCCCGACGGCGGTCGCATCGTCATCTCGACCGCTTCCGATGACAAAAACGCACTGGTCACTATCTCCGACAACGGGCCGGGCATCGCCTCCGACGACCTGCCCCTGATCTTCGAACCGTTCTTTACCCGCAAAGGGGCGGGAACCGGCCTGGGGCTCTCCATTACCCACCGTATCATTGTCGAGGAGCACCATGGCCGCATCAGCGTGGAAAGCGACGGGGACACGGGAACTCGTTTTATCCTGGAACTGCCACGCAACAAGGACTCCGTGGAAGCTTGA
- a CDS encoding lipopolysaccharide assembly protein LapB, producing the protein MRFAVVRVLPFVIPLLTAAPALAGMQLYRGTMDAVTAPSKVCEGVLGKHSTTLVIVEDSAQTDLNGYFESEGIAVGKLSGSDLSHLRIGYPGEEGSSTTLSLTRSGTTLTGELNGNTTVNHCTFDLGRMTLNLVKDEKAAPAALKQLSNQFEAQATLYHAFFLTQSGNYEEALPLFEKALKLADSVFGQGSPQLTHYIRGLANCYTRLGRAKEFNALYDQRINTIADQSLKTALTRLRVNALLQEGRGLLAQAEYESALKTLMKAYQLNPQNKDSIHTVMAVHIRSGHYNEAVTFLEQAAAKLEDAEGRKEINEIIALVYFKKALKDAKSDKEAEAEASLRKSVALDPENALYLVTLARMRHKAGHFDEAQKMLSKGLERITDEPSRQEILTMQEKLRQTEMIIKKLQ; encoded by the coding sequence ATGAGATTCGCTGTTGTCCGGGTTTTGCCTTTTGTTATCCCTCTATTGACCGCAGCGCCGGCCCTGGCGGGAATGCAACTTTACCGCGGGACCATGGATGCCGTTACCGCGCCCAGCAAGGTCTGTGAAGGGGTTTTGGGAAAACATTCCACGACCCTGGTCATAGTGGAAGATAGCGCCCAGACGGATTTGAACGGCTACTTTGAGAGCGAGGGAATTGCCGTTGGAAAACTGTCCGGTTCGGACCTGTCTCATCTGAGGATCGGCTATCCCGGAGAAGAGGGGAGTAGCACCACCCTCTCACTTACCCGTTCCGGTACAACGCTTACAGGAGAACTGAACGGCAACACGACGGTCAACCACTGCACCTTTGACCTTGGCCGCATGACGTTGAACCTCGTCAAAGATGAAAAAGCCGCTCCCGCGGCTCTAAAACAGTTGAGCAACCAGTTTGAAGCCCAAGCTACGCTTTACCACGCCTTTTTCCTCACCCAGAGCGGCAATTACGAGGAGGCGTTGCCGCTCTTCGAGAAGGCTCTTAAACTGGCCGATTCGGTTTTCGGGCAGGGGTCCCCGCAACTGACCCACTACATCAGGGGCTTGGCAAACTGTTACACCAGGCTTGGCCGCGCCAAGGAATTTAACGCCCTCTACGACCAGCGGATCAACACCATCGCCGACCAATCCCTTAAAACTGCACTTACCAGGCTTCGCGTCAATGCGTTGCTACAAGAAGGGCGCGGGTTGCTTGCCCAGGCAGAATATGAATCGGCTCTGAAGACGCTGATGAAGGCCTACCAACTCAACCCCCAGAACAAGGACAGCATTCACACCGTCATGGCCGTGCATATCCGTAGCGGGCATTACAACGAGGCGGTAACCTTTCTTGAACAGGCTGCCGCCAAGCTCGAAGATGCGGAGGGCCGTAAAGAGATCAACGAAATTATAGCCTTGGTATATTTCAAAAAAGCATTGAAGGATGCCAAAAGCGATAAAGAGGCGGAGGCCGAAGCGTCGTTGCGCAAGTCGGTGGCCCTGGACCCGGAGAATGCCCTGTACCTTGTGACGTTGGCCCGGATGCGCCATAAGGCCGGACACTTCGACGAAGCGCAAAAGATGCTCAGCAAGGGACTGGAGCGGATCACTGACGAACCGTCGCGCCAGGAGATCCTTACGATGCAGGAAAAACTGCGCCAGACTGAAATGATCATCAAGAAGCTTCAGTAG
- a CDS encoding UbiD family decarboxylase, translating into MGYRNLQECVSDLERRGMLLRIDAQLDPRLEIGAVQRRVYQAGGPALLFTNPVNCNFPLLGNLFGTLERTRFIFRDSLADIRRLVDAKINPFSLIKHPLDALKAPFAAYHLLPKTVSHAPVLECRTSLSNLPQIVSWPKDGGAFITLPQVYTESLAKPGFGASNLGMYRVQISGNTYAADRQAGLHYQIQRGIGAHHAEAIERGDLLRVNIFVGGAPSMTVAAVMPLPEGMPELSFAGLLGGHRIPMARLPGHLPVSAEADFCICGVVDPAKTLPEGPFGDHLGYYSLTHDFPFIQVEAVYHRRDAIWPFTTVGRPPQEDTSFGAFIHELTGPLIPTVVNGVKEVHAVDAAGVHPLLLAVASERYVPYAPERHPQELLTIANAILGQGQLSLAKYLFIAAHEDAPGLHTHDIVAFFRHVLERADWRADLHFQTASTIDTLDYSGTGLNEGSKVVIAAAGPKRRTLATEVPAGLELPPGFGPAAVCLPGILAIQGPRSGQGRGECDPAMEEFCRFYAERECFDGFPLIVTCDDSPFAAAALNNFLWVTFTRSNPATDIYGIGVSTRAKHWGCRGPLVIDARVKPFHAPVLEDDPEVKRKVEALGVNGGPLEGLI; encoded by the coding sequence ATGGGATACCGTAATCTGCAGGAATGCGTCTCCGACCTGGAGCGCCGCGGCATGTTGCTGCGCATCGATGCGCAACTCGATCCTCGCCTCGAAATCGGGGCTGTCCAACGACGCGTCTACCAGGCCGGTGGGCCGGCGCTGCTCTTCACCAATCCGGTTAATTGCAACTTTCCCCTGCTGGGCAACCTGTTTGGCACCCTGGAGCGTACCCGTTTCATCTTCCGCGACAGTCTGGCCGATATCCGTCGCCTGGTTGACGCCAAGATCAACCCGTTTTCCCTGATCAAACACCCCCTGGATGCTCTGAAGGCACCCTTTGCCGCGTACCATCTCCTGCCCAAAACCGTCTCCCATGCGCCGGTGCTGGAATGCCGCACGAGCTTGTCCAATCTGCCCCAGATCGTATCCTGGCCCAAGGATGGTGGTGCCTTCATAACCCTCCCGCAGGTCTACACCGAGAGCTTGGCCAAGCCAGGCTTCGGAGCATCCAACCTGGGGATGTACCGGGTACAGATCTCCGGTAATACCTATGCCGCCGACCGGCAGGCAGGGCTGCATTACCAGATTCAGCGCGGTATCGGGGCGCACCACGCCGAGGCCATCGAACGGGGTGATTTACTGCGAGTCAACATCTTTGTGGGCGGTGCCCCTTCCATGACTGTGGCGGCGGTTATGCCGTTGCCGGAGGGAATGCCGGAGCTTTCCTTTGCCGGACTCCTGGGAGGCCACCGTATCCCCATGGCTCGCCTGCCGGGACATCTGCCGGTCTCGGCCGAGGCCGATTTTTGCATCTGTGGTGTCGTCGATCCAGCCAAAACCCTGCCGGAAGGCCCTTTCGGCGACCATCTCGGCTATTACAGCCTGACCCACGACTTCCCCTTCATCCAGGTTGAGGCGGTCTATCACCGCCGTGACGCCATCTGGCCCTTTACCACGGTCGGGCGGCCACCCCAGGAGGATACCAGTTTCGGCGCCTTTATTCACGAATTGACCGGTCCCCTGATCCCCACTGTGGTCAACGGCGTCAAGGAGGTGCATGCCGTGGACGCGGCGGGCGTGCATCCGCTGCTCCTGGCCGTGGCCAGCGAGCGATATGTCCCCTATGCGCCGGAGCGGCACCCCCAGGAGCTGCTGACCATCGCCAACGCCATCCTTGGCCAGGGCCAACTCTCCCTGGCCAAGTACCTGTTCATCGCGGCCCATGAGGACGCCCCCGGCCTGCATACTCACGATATCGTCGCCTTTTTCCGCCATGTGCTGGAGCGGGCCGACTGGCGTGCCGATCTTCATTTTCAGACCGCCTCTACTATCGATACCCTGGATTATAGCGGCACCGGGCTCAACGAAGGGTCCAAGGTGGTCATCGCCGCCGCCGGTCCAAAACGGCGCACCTTGGCAACCGAAGTGCCGGCCGGGCTGGAACTGCCGCCCGGTTTCGGTCCGGCGGCGGTCTGCCTGCCCGGTATTCTGGCGATTCAGGGACCGCGTTCGGGGCAGGGGAGGGGGGAGTGCGACCCGGCCATGGAGGAGTTCTGCCGCTTTTACGCCGAGCGGGAGTGTTTTGATGGTTTCCCTCTGATCGTGACCTGCGACGACAGCCCCTTTGCGGCGGCTGCCCTTAACAACTTCCTCTGGGTTACCTTTACCCGCTCCAACCCGGCTACTGACATCTATGGTATCGGTGTTTCGACGCGTGCAAAACACTGGGGTTGCCGTGGACCGTTGGTGATCGACGCCCGGGTAAAGCCATTCCATGCACCGGTGCTGGAAGATGATCCAGAAGTTAAACGAAAGGTTGAAGCATTAGGTGTTAATGGTGGTCCGTTAGAAGGTTTAATCTGA
- a CDS encoding ATP-binding cassette domain-containing protein → MSAAIITHSLTKRYGDLTALENFDLEVAQGAIFGLLGPNGAGKTTLIRVLTTLMRQTSGEAFIEGLDTRGNGREIRRLIGVVPQENSLDRYLTARENLELHARLHGMESRHYRKRIDELLELMGLAARQKDFPDTYSGGMQRRLVVTRALLHEPRVLFLDEPTTGLDPQSRRAVWDYVKSIAGSMTIFLTTHYLEEAEQLCDRIAIMDHGRLIALGSTQELKDRLAGGTFYLIEFGEDAGRYGAILRAMACVRQIEVNDRSVCVGLESWECLAEVVTALNGAPVRRIALREQTLEDVFLSLTGEKVRE, encoded by the coding sequence ATGTCTGCAGCCATAATCACCCATAGCCTCACCAAACGCTACGGCGACCTGACCGCCCTGGAAAACTTCGATCTGGAGGTGGCCCAAGGGGCTATCTTCGGCCTGCTGGGCCCGAACGGTGCCGGCAAGACTACCCTGATCCGCGTCCTGACCACGTTGATGCGCCAGACCTCGGGCGAGGCCTTTATCGAAGGCCTGGATACCCGCGGCAACGGGCGTGAGATCCGCCGCCTGATCGGGGTGGTGCCCCAGGAGAACAGCCTGGACCGTTACCTGACGGCACGGGAAAACCTGGAACTGCACGCCCGGCTGCACGGCATGGAGAGCAGGCACTACCGGAAACGTATCGATGAGTTGTTGGAGTTGATGGGGTTGGCCGCCCGACAGAAGGATTTTCCCGATACCTATTCGGGCGGCATGCAGCGTCGTTTGGTGGTGACCCGAGCGCTCTTGCACGAGCCGCGGGTGCTGTTCCTGGATGAACCGACCACCGGGCTCGACCCCCAATCGCGGCGGGCGGTGTGGGACTATGTCAAATCCATCGCCGGCAGCATGACCATCTTCTTGACTACCCATTATCTGGAAGAGGCCGAACAGCTCTGCGACAGGATCGCCATCATGGACCACGGCAGGCTGATCGCCCTGGGCAGCACCCAGGAACTGAAGGACCGTCTGGCCGGGGGGACCTTCTACCTGATAGAGTTCGGGGAGGACGCCGGGCGGTATGGGGCAATTCTTCGGGCAATGGCCTGTGTGCGGCAGATCGAGGTAAACGACCGGTCGGTCTGCGTGGGGCTCGAAAGCTGGGAATGCCTCGCCGAGGTGGTCACGGCTCTGAACGGCGCTCCGGTACGACGCATTGCCCTGCGGGAACAAACGCTGGAAGACGTGTTTCTCAGCCTGACCGGCGAGAAGGTGAGGGAATAG
- a CDS encoding ABC transporter permease has protein sequence MFRGAFAIWRRDMLVLRRSILSELVAVVAYPMTIYLAFGIGMKGYIGLVDGVPYSLFIAPGLITMTAVNAAYSESTWSLWFHRKVQFTIESYRVTPISVSEIVIAKIMSGFSHGLVKGLAVGLVIFAITPFRFSPLHLLAYLAFLIPGSALFSCAGVICGTVMDKPETIGKVEAVFIMPLIFMSGLFFPLSSYPANVIPWVRALPTTALFEGARQALVSGVFPVGSALQVAITAMLTFGAGVWIFRLKMSE, from the coding sequence GTGTTCAGAGGGGCCTTTGCCATCTGGCGCCGCGATATGCTGGTCCTGCGTCGCAGCATCCTGTCCGAACTGGTGGCGGTGGTGGCCTATCCCATGACCATCTACCTGGCGTTCGGCATCGGCATGAAGGGGTACATCGGCCTGGTGGACGGCGTGCCCTACAGCCTGTTTATCGCGCCGGGGCTGATCACCATGACCGCGGTCAACGCAGCCTACAGCGAGAGCACCTGGAGCCTCTGGTTCCACCGTAAGGTGCAGTTTACCATCGAATCCTACCGGGTGACCCCCATCTCGGTCTCCGAGATCGTGATCGCCAAGATCATGTCCGGCTTTTCCCACGGTTTGGTCAAGGGGTTGGCCGTAGGGCTGGTGATCTTCGCCATCACCCCGTTCCGTTTCTCGCCGCTTCACCTCCTGGCGTACCTGGCCTTCCTGATACCCGGCTCGGCCTTGTTCTCCTGCGCCGGCGTGATCTGCGGCACGGTCATGGACAAGCCCGAGACCATCGGCAAGGTCGAGGCGGTCTTCATCATGCCGCTGATCTTCATGTCCGGCCTGTTCTTCCCGCTCTCCTCCTATCCGGCCAACGTCATACCCTGGGTCCGGGCCCTGCCCACCACGGCCCTGTTTGAAGGAGCCCGCCAGGCCCTGGTGAGCGGCGTCTTTCCCGTGGGCTCCGCGCTTCAGGTGGCAATCACGGCGATGCTGACCTTTGGGGCCGGGGTGTGGATCTTCCGGCTGAAGATGTCGGAATAA
- a CDS encoding LVIVD repeat-containing protein: protein MKRFLISAAVLVVLGVAATAMATPPQITPAASLNLGYGQAGSRAAASGAYVYTADGGQLTVFDLTSPTAPAKVAALTGAGGLDLATLGRYVFVGGPDALTVVDVSTPTAPVLVNTFSGLGGNKMSLSSYYLVTAAGSASNGIPNQLRIVDISIPTSPTLTASLSLTGTPTAVAVSGNYAFVTMENSLLVVDISNPAAPQQSTVLTFPTMPNGDTTRGIAVSGNLAYVTAHGVFCDDEGCTLTNGTLYLVDISQPLCPKVVSSVVTLKAAEDIVVSGQFAYIVEQSVDFYPGHTNFLVVNVANSADPQLVGYYQSNVLNGYSQGLTVIGNYVFEAITTGANVFNAFASAPPVCTP from the coding sequence ATGAAGAGGTTTCTCATTTCTGCGGCAGTGCTGGTGGTGTTAGGTGTAGCGGCAACGGCAATGGCGACTCCCCCCCAGATTACTCCGGCCGCAAGCCTGAACCTTGGGTATGGGCAGGCGGGCTCCCGTGCCGCTGCTTCGGGTGCCTACGTGTACACAGCCGATGGTGGGCAATTGACGGTCTTCGATCTCACGAGCCCTACGGCGCCCGCAAAAGTGGCGGCACTGACCGGGGCTGGCGGCCTTGACCTGGCGACGTTAGGCCGTTACGTGTTCGTGGGCGGTCCGGACGCGCTCACTGTCGTTGACGTCTCAACCCCCACTGCGCCGGTCCTGGTGAATACTTTCTCCGGCCTGGGGGGGAACAAGATGTCCCTCTCTTCCTACTACCTGGTCACCGCCGCCGGTTCTGCCAGTAATGGCATTCCCAATCAATTGCGCATCGTCGATATCAGCATCCCCACGTCACCGACTCTGACGGCCTCGCTCAGCCTGACCGGGACTCCTACTGCCGTCGCCGTTTCCGGGAACTACGCCTTCGTCACCATGGAGAATTCACTTCTTGTCGTGGACATCTCCAATCCGGCCGCACCGCAGCAGTCAACCGTCCTTACCTTCCCCACCATGCCGAATGGCGACACAACGCGCGGTATCGCCGTTTCCGGGAACCTGGCCTATGTGACGGCCCACGGCGTTTTTTGCGATGACGAGGGCTGCACCCTGACGAACGGAACCCTGTATCTTGTCGACATCTCCCAACCGCTCTGTCCGAAGGTCGTGTCGTCCGTAGTGACCCTCAAGGCTGCGGAAGACATCGTCGTTTCCGGCCAGTTTGCCTATATTGTCGAGCAATCCGTCGATTTTTACCCCGGCCACACGAATTTCCTCGTTGTTAATGTAGCGAATTCGGCCGACCCCCAACTTGTCGGCTATTACCAGTCAAATGTCTTGAATGGTTATTCACAGGGGCTGACGGTTATCGGCAACTATGTCTTCGAGGCAATAACGACAGGGGCCAATGTGTTTAACGCTTTCGCGTCCGCGCCGCCTGTATGTACACCCTGA